In Gordonia iterans, the following proteins share a genomic window:
- the recF gene encoding DNA replication/repair protein RecF (All proteins in this family for which functions are known are DNA-binding proteins that assist the filamentation of RecA onto DNA for the initiation of recombination or recombinational repair.) produces the protein MFVRALALSDYRSWDRMEIDLRPEPTIFVGRNGFGKTNLLESLFYLATLRSHRVSADAPLVRTGAGAATVRSTVENDGRELTVELTIAAQGSNKATVNTAPVRRPREILGILRAVLFAPEDLALVRGDPAERRRFLDEIVVQLRPIAAGSRADYDRVLRQRSALLKTAGAAMRRSSSEADSVMSTLDVWDEQLAQFGAEVTADRLAVIRELNPLVTQAYSSIAPHSRPARISYRAAAGPEVDASWGGPAAVDEIREVLAARLREVRSKEIDRGLCLIGPHRDDLLLSLGDEPAKGFASHGESWSMALSLRLACVDLLRADGVEPVIMLDDVFAELDAARREKLAAYTGSAEQLLITAAVGEDIPGVLAGRRVSVGVDQEDGRRRSQIIGDEPIGSEGSGPTDDNR, from the coding sequence GTGTTCGTCCGCGCGTTGGCACTGAGCGACTACCGATCGTGGGATCGGATGGAGATCGACCTCCGTCCCGAACCGACGATCTTTGTGGGGCGCAACGGATTCGGCAAGACCAACCTCCTCGAGTCGCTTTTCTACCTCGCGACTCTCCGTTCGCATCGGGTGTCCGCCGACGCGCCGCTGGTGCGCACCGGGGCCGGGGCCGCGACCGTCCGGTCGACGGTGGAGAACGACGGCCGTGAGCTCACTGTGGAATTGACCATCGCCGCGCAGGGGTCGAACAAGGCCACGGTCAACACCGCTCCGGTGCGGCGTCCGCGGGAGATCCTCGGCATTCTGCGGGCCGTCCTGTTCGCGCCGGAGGACCTGGCGCTGGTCCGCGGCGACCCCGCCGAGCGTCGACGATTCCTGGACGAGATCGTCGTGCAGCTGCGTCCGATCGCGGCGGGTTCGCGCGCCGACTACGACCGGGTGCTGCGTCAGCGGTCCGCGCTGCTCAAGACCGCGGGCGCCGCGATGCGTCGCTCGTCGTCGGAGGCCGACTCCGTGATGAGCACGCTCGACGTGTGGGACGAGCAGCTCGCGCAGTTCGGCGCCGAGGTCACCGCGGATCGCCTCGCCGTCATTCGTGAGTTGAATCCGCTTGTCACACAAGCCTATTCGTCGATCGCTCCGCATTCGCGTCCGGCGAGGATCAGCTATCGGGCGGCAGCCGGGCCCGAAGTGGACGCGTCGTGGGGAGGCCCGGCGGCGGTCGACGAGATCCGCGAGGTGCTCGCTGCCCGGCTGCGCGAGGTTCGTTCCAAAGAGATCGACCGGGGTCTGTGCCTGATCGGGCCGCACCGCGACGATCTGCTGCTCAGCCTGGGCGACGAGCCGGCCAAGGGCTTCGCGAGCCACGGTGAATCGTGGTCGATGGCACTGTCGCTGCGCCTGGCCTGCGTCGATCTGCTGCGTGCGGACGGGGTGGAGCCGGTCATCATGCTCGACGACGTCTTCGCCGAACTCGACGCGGCGCGGCGCGAGAAGCTGGCGGCGTACACCGGCTCCGCCGAACAACTCCTCATCACCGCAGCGGTGGGGGAGGACATTCCGGGCGTGCTGGCCGGGCGGCGCGTTTCTGTCGGAGTGGACCAGGAGGATGGTCGCAGGAGATCGCAGATCATCGGCGACGAACCGATCGGGTCCGAGGGATCCGGCCCGACTGACGACAATCGGTGA